The following are from one region of the Rissa tridactyla isolate bRisTri1 chromosome 10, bRisTri1.patW.cur.20221130, whole genome shotgun sequence genome:
- the PPARG gene encoding peroxisome proliferator-activated receptor gamma, whose translation MVDTEMPFWPINFGISPVDLSAMDDHTHSFDIKPFTTVDFSSISSPHYEDIPLARADQTSIDYKYDIKLQDCQSAIKLEPPSPPYFSEKVQLYNKPHEESSNSLMAIECRVCGDKASGFHYGVHACEGCKGFFRRTIRLKLIYDRCDLNCRIHKKSRNKCQYCRFQKCLAVGMSHNAIRFGRMPQAEKEKLLAEISSDIDQLNPESADLRALAKHLYDSYIKSFPLTKAKARAILTGKTTDKSPFVIYDMNSLMMGEDQIKCKHVSPLQEENKEVAIRIFQRCQFRSVEAVQEITEFAKNIPGFVNLDLNDQVTLLKYGVHEIIYTLLASLMNKDGVLISDGQGFMTREFLKSLRKPFCDFMEPKFEFAVKFNALELDDSDLAIFIAVIILSGDRPGLLNVKPIEDIQDNLLQALELQLKLNHPESSQLFAKLLQKMTDLRQIVTEHVQLLQIIKKTETDMSLHPLLQEIYKDLY comes from the exons ATGGTTGACACAGAAATGCCGTTTTGGCCCATTAATTTTGGAATTAGTCCAGTGGATCTGTCTGCGATGGATGATCATACGCATTCCTTTGACATAAAGCCATTTACCACTGTTGATTTTTCAAGCATTTCGTCACCGCACTATGAAGATATTCCTCTTGCAAGAGCTGATCAGACGAGCATTGATTATAAATATGATATCAAGCTCCAGGATTGCCAAA GTGCAATCAAATTGGAGCCTCCTTCCCCAccctatttttcagaaaaagttcaGTTGTACAATAAACCTCATGAGGAGTCTTCCAACTCCCTTATGGCTATCGAATGCCGTGTCTGCGGGGACAAGGCCTCTGGATTTCATTATGGTGTGCACGCGTGTGAGGGTTGTAAG GGCTTTTTTCGAAGAACAATCAGATTAAAGCTAATTTATGACAGGTGTGATCTTAATTGCCGCATccataagaaaagcagaaataaatgtcaATACTGCAGATTTCAGAAATGCCTCGCTGTTGGAATGTCACATAACG CCATCAGGTTTGGGCGAATGCCACAAGCGGAGAAGGAGAAGCTCTTGGCAGAGATTTCCAGCGACATCGACCAGTTAAACCCTGAATCTGCTGATCTACGAGCACTTGCCAAGCATTTGTATGACTCATACATAAAGTCCTTCCCTCTGACCAAAGCCAAGGCGAGGGCGATCTTGACAGGAAAGACAACAGACAAATCA cCATTTGTTATTTATGACATGAACTCTCTAATGATGGGAGAAGATCAGATCAAGTGCAAGCACGTGTCACCGCTGCAGGAGGAGAACAAAGAGGTAGCGATTCGCATTTTCCAGCGCTGTCAGTTTCGCTCTGTGGAGGCAGTGCAGGAGATTACAGAATTTGCCAAGAACATTCCAGGTTTCGTGAATCTTGACCTGAATGATCAAGTAACTCTCCTGAAATACGGGGTCCATGAGATCATATAtactctcctggcttctctgatGAATAAAGATGGAGTTCTTATATCTGATGGACAAGGATTCATGACACGGGAGTTTCTGAAGAGCCTGAGAAAACCTTTTTGTGACTTTATGGAGCCCAAGTTCGAGTTTGCTGTGAAGTTCAATGCACTGGAATTAGATGACAGTGACCTGGCAATATTTATAGCTGTCATTATACTAAGTGGAG ATCGCCCAGGTTTGTTAAATGTGAAGCCCATTGAAGATATACAAGACAATCTGCTGCAAGCTTTGGAGCTCCAGCTAAAGCTGAATCATCCGGAATCATCACAGCTGTTTGCAAAGTTGCTTCAGAAAATGACGGACCTCAGACAGATTGTAACGGAACACGTGCAGCTGTtgcaaataataaagaaaacGGAGACAGATATGAGTCTTCATCCACTCCTACAAGAAATCTATAAAGACTTATATTAA